From Pseudoalteromonas sp. DL-6, one genomic window encodes:
- a CDS encoding putative porin, with product MKKLAIIISGILLSSAAHAADSYQSISNLGYADTDNNDTISVDSTYYFSPKSTLGPYDQFEYINKQSNVFGGYADDDFGDVTAIGGEYFVEDFVVGASYQNADYNSNNEFYTLSAGYFFNPDLLAKVRFVDKKDGDNVTLFSLAYNHMLNDTDYVGITVESDDDFDSRSVAAKYFIDLQQGNYLTVEGTFMSLDEADDQWNVETNYYFSKATSVFASYDKEDNYTFGAQHFINKNIGLKVGYGNNADDSDYDAYFANIRFQF from the coding sequence ATGAAAAAATTAGCGATTATTATTTCAGGTATTTTATTATCAAGTGCTGCACACGCTGCAGATAGCTATCAATCAATCAGTAACTTAGGTTATGCAGATACTGATAACAACGATACTATTAGTGTGGACTCAACTTACTACTTCTCTCCTAAAAGCACACTAGGTCCATACGACCAATTTGAATACATCAATAAGCAAAGCAACGTATTTGGCGGCTACGCAGATGACGACTTTGGCGATGTAACTGCTATTGGCGGTGAATACTTCGTTGAAGATTTTGTGGTTGGTGCGTCTTACCAAAATGCTGATTACAACTCTAATAACGAGTTCTATACACTTTCAGCTGGTTACTTTTTCAACCCTGACTTACTTGCAAAAGTAAGATTTGTTGATAAAAAAGACGGCGATAACGTTACATTATTTTCTTTAGCATACAACCACATGCTTAACGATACAGATTACGTAGGTATCACTGTTGAATCAGATGATGATTTTGACTCTCGTTCAGTAGCTGCTAAATATTTCATTGATTTACAGCAAGGTAACTACCTAACTGTAGAAGGTACATTTATGAGCCTTGATGAAGCAGATGACCAGTGGAACGTAGAAACAAACTACTACTTTTCAAAAGCGACTTCTGTGTTTGCATCTTATGATAAAGAAGACAACTACACCTTTGGTGCTCAACACTTCATCAATAAAAATATTGGTTTAAAAGTGGGTTACGGCAACAACGCAGATGACTCAGATTACGATGCTTACTTTGCTAACATTCGTTTTCAGTTTTAA